AGATGAGCCGGGAGACGCTGTAGCTCGGCGTGATGGAGATGTTGAACCCGCCGTAGCCGTAAAGAAAACCGGGATGGGAGCCGTCCAACTTGATTCCCTTCTTGTGAACGATAAACATGGGGATCTGAGTGCCGTCCTTGGAGGGATAGAAGATCtggcagagacacagagaaagacacGTCATTAGAGATGTTGTGCAATGGTTGTGCTTCGCCTCTGCGCAACGCCTGTCAGCACCCGTGCGTCCAATCGGAcccaaagctgatcgtttgcacttAATGacactgtttcctttttttctagatccttgcttgtgttgctcttactctctgatgtacgtcgctttggataaaagcgtctgctaagtgaattgtagaattgtagggaCACAATAAGGACTGATAAGAGTCAGGAGAGGAAGAGTCAGGAAACAAACTGGAATCTTAGACACAGGCGGAGGCAGTGAATATGGTTGAAATATACAAACTATCTTCAACAGTGGTTTCTCAGGGGTTAGTGAGGTTTCAGTGTGCTTTGGTATTGTATGACAATGAAGCTAATCTTGAACCTTCACTGTGACTCCTGAGGTCCCCGTCTTCAGCGGGAAAATAATCACAAAGCTAACTGATGAGACACTGTGCTTCAAGAAGCTCAAGTGTCTTTACATCATAAATTAAATGTCACATTGAAAATTGCTTTAAAAAGTAGAGAAATTGGCCTTTCATCAATTTAAAAAGGCCTTGAGAAGCTTTAatagaagatgttttttttttttctccagaccAGATAGCGGTGTGTGATATAatgatcttagatcgtgaaggattagaacgtgctgacgatctgccacaGCAAAGATAACGAAGAACCGGGCCAcagtgttcattctatcatgctgaaGTAAATGCTCCTATACAGACgtgtctccccctccccatTTGCTCCCCAAAGCAAAAAAATGGGATAAAATCGTGATTACTAACATGAAAAAAATTGAGTGTTGTGACATTTTTCGCCCACCAGTAAGACCAACACATACGGAGCTGACTTGTCTACTGGACATAAATAAGTTTTATAATGTCAAGACTTCTCCATAAATGTTTCTAAAAGAAAACTGTTCCGCAGCTACGAAAAGATTCTGCAttagaaaaggaaataaaaacaaggagaATCTAATTTCTCTAGAATTTGTGTTGATGGACTAAATGAATAACAAGAACGTCGTTTTGATTACCTGGGTGGTCTGGTAGTCAGACGGGCTGAAACCTTTGACCGTGACCTCTCTGAAGATGTGGGGCTGCAGCGGCTCCTTAGTCAGGTCACAGTGGTAAATGATGGCTGAAGGCAGGAGAAATGAAAAACTGTCATCTCTTTTATTCTGAATATCTTTGACGATACGTTGGGAAATATTTCTCCTGTAGTGCATACCCACTTCATTTACAGTGGGAGATATAACTACTGTTATATAGAGCAGTGGTTCTAAACTGGTCTTTCAGCAGGACCCACTACCAATTCCTTCTCTCAAGAATTGTGAAAATCACACACAAATGGTGCAATTTGGATCTCAGACGGTACAAATCATGTTACAGAgcaaagaaatggaaaaaaacatacatgtttaaaaagcacttcaaGGACTTTttcacatgattttttttctgagcgcacCATCgcaacccactgaaaacagctctgggACCcccttttgggtcccgacccaccagttgagaaccactgatatAGAGCAATTTAAACCCAGATTTTTTTCACTAAGTATTAATTGTTATTGCAGTTTTCTTTCAGGCTGcatctttgtacatttcttaGTTATTATGCAGTCTGAACGTCATGTCtttgtcactttggataaaagcgtctgctaaataaATCCTAGAACTGTATGGAATTATAGAATGTTTTAAAAGAGTCATACCTggggagaggaaggaggtgaAATAGTAGAAGATCTCAGAGTCCCTCTTCCGTCCTGTGAAACCCACCACGGAGCCGACATCCAGAGGGAAGGTCTTCAGCTCCTCCCCCGAGCTCAGGCCGTACATTTTCAACACATTCTTTACATCgtggaggaaacacacaaacaggtagCTGGAGTACGTACAGGTGGCAAAAACTGCAATGGGGGGAGAAATGAGAGGAAGGAGGTTGAAATTTTGAATTCCATTTCCTTGATAGTAGATGCTGAAGAAGTGTTGCAGAAGCTCACCGATCACGTCCTTGTCGTGTTGAGGGATGAGTTCCTTCCAGTTGCTCTGAGCTGGAGAGGCAAAGTCGATGTTGATGAGGCGGTAACGTGGGGCGTCGAGGTTGGTCTTAAATGTGAACACTGTGCCCTCGTTGGTCACGTACTCGTATTCAGCGTCAAAGTTGTCGATGAGCTTCACCCATGGCAACAGACCTAAACACACAGGGAGGGAATGAAGGTAAAGATGACAGCGCCGAGAGTGTGCAATTACAGAACATACAAAGACTTAAAACTGATATAAAAGATCATATatatagatggatagatagatttactttattgatcccaaactgggaaattgtggaataTCTCATTATCGTTTAATGAACCTGCAAGAAGAACTGAGCTCCCCTAAACTAAGTCTACAAAGATTTACAACATAAGAGATCAAAATATGTTGATTAAGAACAAAGAATTACAACACATGAATCAATAGAATATTTGTGACAGGTGTAACACACCTGTAATACCCTGAGGAGTGGTCTGAAGGTCACAGTACCACAGTCTGTTGACGGGATCACAACCTTCCCTGATAGACAGCAGCACATAGCGTCCATCATCTGATACCTGCAGAATACAGGACATCTCTAAGCACCCGCAGAATATCAACGAGCACATGCGGTCTCTAAATGCATTTGTTTTCTAATTTGTAGAAAATatcaaacaaatataaaatacctCGGCTCCACTCATCCATTTCGGATGGTCGGGGAATTCTGCGCACAGCACGTCATCAGACTGAGGAGTTCCCAACACGTGGAAGTAAAGCTTCTGGTGCAGGTTAGTGGATGTCTCAGTGcctgggaaaacaaaaaaaataattattttgattactgccatctagtggtggaaaaaagaaaaactgaactcTATTTCTATCTTTTGTCACAGATATATTTAGCTATAGAGCGATAACCGAAGCAGCCAAATGAAGTTTAGGATTGCAGCATGTCTAAATGCAACCTCACAGTCTTGACCTCACCGTCACTCTTTCCCTCCTGGTTAGGATACGAGTTGTAGAACAGTCCCTTCCCATCGTGAGTCCAGGACATGCAGCTGAACTTGACTCGCTCCAGGCGGTCCTCTAAAGGTGTGGCGTCCTCCACCCGCAGGAAGCGCATCTCCACCCAGTCTGAACCGCTCGCGCTGGTGCCGTACGCCAGGTACTCCCCGTCCTCAGAGAACGCATAGCCTTTAAGCAGTCAGAGAAACGAGACATAAATAAAGTCAGTAATTTAAGTTATTTATGAATCTGCAAGGGTGGATGTCATTAATACCAAGCTAAGGAGTCGTCACAGATTCAAATCAAAGTTGGTAACAATTCAAACCATTCTAGCCGTCTTTGTGATACCTCGCAGTGCGACCGTTCCATCGTCTGAAAATGTGTTCGGATCCAAAAAGACGGCGGGCTCCGCGTCCAAGTTCTCCTGCACGTACATCACACTCTGGTTTTGGAGGCCTGTGTTGTAGAAGTGAAAGTACCTGAAAATGAGGTGAGAAAGTGTGAAATCGTGTTCAGAATATTAATcaagctgtgaaaaaaacatctacTATGTCAATCGATGTTTTTAGAcattcctttcctttcttaatctaacctcacacacacacacatgtaactGAAGTTTAAACATGATCGTGTCAGTCCTCACCTGCTTcctctcttaaagggacagctATACTTGGGGTAGTCATACAGCTCAGTCATGCGCTCCTTAAACAAGTCTCGCACCTCACAGCGCTCTAAAAACGGCACCGTCAGCTGGTTCTGAGCACTAACAAATGCctggtgggggaaaaaaaaacaaacaacataataTCAACACACAGAGGTTTTAAACATCAATGCATCAAAATGTGTTTCGGTCCAGTCCATGATTCTGATGTACTACTTTATCTGAATACGATTGCTGATTTAAACCTGAGCGTTTAAACTATCACAGGGTTCCAGGTTTGACTCATAGAAACAGGCTTTTGGGAAGAGGCCCTAAATTGCATCAGTGAAAGTGTTAATAAGCTCATTAGCATCAAGGTTCAGATCTGGTTGGGGATGAGATGTTTCCATGGGAACAAGAGAAACCTGGTTATTCATATCCGTGTGCATACGATAGTGGCAGTACCCACGTGACAAACCACTGGAGAACTTATTTTCATGTTCTGTACTAACAGACTGTTCAGAAACCGAGACACAGTGTCAGCATGCCACaccatcgtttttttttttaattcatttattttggggctttttattcctttctttctggatagagtcggaaatcaaggagagggagagagagggtagTGACATGAGGCatagagccacaggtcagatacGAACCCAGGCTTTGAAGACTGCAATTCaaaagcacacagagcagtaaattaacaacagtgcaagtacgaaacattttaacttaaatataaagtgtcagttTAAATACAACTGAAACAAAAGACTCAAGATTTAACAATTTTTACATTCTAAAGCTGAACCAGGTTGATGACAAACATCAATATAGAGTTGAAAAACATTATTTcttaaacttaaaatacaaaatataaaaagagtcgATATGAgaggacagtgatcggactaacagatgtaaacagaactatgtgcagtaaacgacaaataaatatatatatatacagagctatgtgcaagtaggctaaatactagatactaaatgataagttctAAAGGTGCATAATGACCATGACCCCCCCCaatcctgtttttaaaagacttttCCAGCCAGGTTTCCCAAAACAAGGAATGTGGCTTGTGCAGAAATCTCATAGCAGGAGAGGATGTTCAATGAAGATTCAATGTCACAGGGAAAGCTGATCATTACCACGATACTAATGTGCAtgtcaatgttttctgtaaaatgtaAGGTTAGTGATAAATGAGTGCAAAATCCTAATGCATTACACCAACCATTTACAGATGTTTGCTTAAAACAATTAATATTTTatccatttgaaaaaaacaaaaataatgttaATCGTGCGTGTGGTAATTCTGCACAATTTAAACTAGTAAATGCAGAACAACACATGGGATCCCCCTCACAGATGTACCTGAGTCTTCTCGCTGTCGGGGTCTTCCAGCCAGCTGTATGGATCTGGCACTTTGGCTCCATGATAATCATCCACCTGAGAAAGGTGAAGCACAAATAAAATCTGTTAAATTATCAACTAGGtgtggcaacaaaaaaaacagggttaAGCAAACAAGCTTGCACCTCCATGtgtgttaaatacatttaacaaaaaaataaaaaaaatgatgtaaaaactGAAGTGCTGCAAACTATGAACGGCAAGCCTCTCTGCATTATGTCAACAAAGCCAGTCTTGGTTGTCAAACCcagctaagctaactagcatgctaacaaagCAGACGCCCATGCCAATGAATGAAAAAGCATGATGATTAAGCATCCCggcttgttagcatgctaggCTACTCAGCTAGCCAGATTTACTCACAACTGCGTCGTCGCGGTAAGCCTGTGGATACTGGAAAGACATTTTGGACGTCAGTGTTCGGGAGTCACGTATCAAAATAAGTTGCCTCAGAGAGTGGAGTAGTGGTTTTGCAATGGCTCTCTGGATCCTGAAAAACATCAACTTAGAGCGCTGAGAGATGCATCTGCTTACACACAGTCAATGAGCACCTGAAAGAGAGGGGGCCCGGCTGTCTGCGAAGTGAGCGGCACAGATGTTAGAGCGCCCTCTGTCGATGGAAAACAGAACtcacagatgttttaaaaaatatcaaactcAAGTGTACACTGGCTAtgataaaagaagaaacaaaaggcCTGTGAtaaagttttaatttaattgataATAATTTAAGATGATTAATtgacatttatgttttaatggGGCAAATTAGACTTTTTGTTCAAGactcaagatttttatttgtcatgctcatacagatgtgcagtgaaatgtaaagactgttccgcaaggccatgcaatgaCACTCAAAGTGGAgtgcatttagtttttttttttgcctgagaTTTAATGTACAGTGaaatacaaatgaataaatgggaaattaattcatattttatacATGGTATTGCCGCAGTTTACATGCCGTATATATGATAGTTACTGCAGTTAATTTCAGCCAAAAATGGAGGTAGAGCATTCTAAAggcacttttaaaatgtataattatttaaacttaattataattataataattataataatttttGTGTCCTTGATGCTTGCATTCATGGTTGTATTTgtcagttttgtgcagcctctTGTCTATTTGTTGCACATGGCCCATttagacttgtgtaaatcagtgtgatgaaagatacaacagaaaattTAAAGTACTTGGTcattttcgattctctgattttttttttgaaattttcaaaatccaaaattCCAAATTAGCTTATGCTACAACGCTGTGggaaataaatcatgaataaAATGTGATGCATGATCCAACATCAATCCTTAAAACATATATTTGTTACAATGCTTTGAGGCTCTTACCTATTGAATGGTTGATTATGCCATTTTTAATACTTCTAccttcagaaaagaaaagaaactcaaaGGGAAAGTTGCGCCCCACTGCAATGTTGTTGTATAATGAAGCTGTGAACTCAACAatttaaaggaacaatgtgGGTTTTACTTATATGAGAATTAAGCTCTAAAACATCTTGAAATTAGAGCAATAGTTCAAACTCAACACTGTTCCTTCCCCCTCTAAAGAACTTAGTTCTGCAGAGAAATTAGAGCAGTGGTTGATTGTAACTTAAAGTTTAGTTAGAGGTTATCTCTGAGTCCACTGGGGATCTCCATCACCGCTCTTATCTGTGTgacagaggggggagaggggtcAACCCTtcactcttctttctttctgctcatcatcctcccctcccttccttcctcctccgtATTTAATCAATCAAGCCTGATCTGACCGTCATTATCACTGGCACCTTCTTCAACACAGTGACTGATAGCATGAGATAAGGCTCACTGAGGTAGCACCAAACTGGAGGAAATGAGTCGCTCCCCTGAGGTTAATGATTCATTTTGGGGAGGTgggattccttttttttttttaaggatataCCTGAGATTTTGGACTTCATTTGGGTTTATTTTGAGGTACttctaaatgaaaaaatatgcGTTCCCTGCAGAAATGAAACGATTAAGTATAGATGCTTTCTTGTTCAAGTCATGCTTTCTTATGAAAGGTGTTGCAATATTCTTTTGTGACGCATTATTATGACTGTAAGTCATTCTATAGCTATGCAGATAATCGCTACAAGACAGGTTTAATTACGTGGCAGTAGTTCAGTCAGAAACGAAACAAAACACATTGTTCGGATTCCACTGCTGATCAGACAGTAAGATGTCCAAGAGGAGATTCCAAAGTATTGTTACTTTCAGATTCAACTTGAAGCATATCAGAGCTGTCACGCTTTGAGCCACATGTTACAGGAAGGCGAGAGAGTTTGGCAGTTTTGTAAGGTTGAGCAGACAGTGAAAGTTGAGAAAACGACTGAGGGAGTGCagtggaggaaaaaagaaatgtttttctctgggaagaaaatgtatttttaggatattgtttttcaattcagccttttctacaattctacaattcacttagcagacacttttatccaaagcgacgtacatcagagagtaagtacaacacaagcaaggatctagaaaaaaaaatgtcagtaagagcaaacgatcagcctTTCATTATCTTCCTCTTCTCCCAGGAACAAAACACGTTGGTCTCCGTTTTTTGACCTTTGTGTGGTAATTGTTTGTaggtggatgtttttttttggggggggggggggcaaaggaTGGTCCCTCCTCCCCGCTCCACTTTATTCTTTTTCCTGTCCTTAAGCTGTAGTCAGGAATACCCCTCAATGCACTGGGAATCACCTCCTGTTTGCCTATGTCAGCCTCAGATTTGGGTCAAAGACCTATTGTCCTCTGACGCCTCTGTTTCCCtataacaaaacagaaacacagacagtttgaatgagtgtgtttgtgcttgcaTTGAAATATTGACTTTTTATACTCATAGAGTGGGTgggttttatgtgtttgtgtgctcgGCATAGACTTGGGCTCCTCAGGAAGTGGCCATGCATGACTTAGACCTTCTTGTTCCTGTGTTTTTCCTCCATTGTCCAGAGTCAATAGTGATCTGTTGGCCCGCAGTCGGAAGCACCTGTCTCTGCTGCAGCGGACAGAGGACGATGGCCACctgttgtgtttcagtgaaCAAGCAGCAACCAAGGTCACTTCACTCTGAGAGGCTGCTGTGAAGAGTTTCAAAGAGTTATTTAGACTGTTAAGTATGCCATCTGATAAAGCAGAAAAGGTGACTAACCCTGAAGTCTTTACGTCATGGCGTCGGATGAACCATCTTGATGTTCCACAATGAATCATTTGGCTCTGATGGTCAGTTGCCTCCCTCTTTCAAAGGCAGAGTGATTTCCTATCCAATAAGGTGACACATGTTCGAATACCTTCAtcatgagaagaaaaacagtaaTAAGCCGCAAACGGATTCTGATATCCATCAGACTTGGCAAGAGCCACATTTCttaataacaaaacatttagtTTCGCTATTTAGACTTAAACTGGATTCTGGAGTTGTAATCAATCATGGCAGCAAAGAACACCCTTTACCtcattttgattattatttctttgttgttcttgAAGTCTTTTAAAATCTACAAATGTAGAAGGGATCCAATGAAATGGTTTCAAAAAAGCACAACTTATACTTCACATTTATTGGTattcattaaataattaataattcatgtttcaCTATTGTTTACTACTTCCACATCTGCCAAATGGCTATCCATGATTATGAAACCTTCCCATTTTGCCCCCAACCCCCTTTTACTGCTGCATCCACATTGTCAAATTGATCCTTTGGTCAACTTGTACGCCATTTAGCTCAGATTGAAATATTTCCACAACTAGCATGGATTGCTCTGATATTCTGTGGTAGAATATTGATTCACCTTTGGGTTGGTGTTTATGATTTTGAAGGAGATTTCCAAGCAACACATGAATAGATGCCATGAAATTCAGTGCATACATTACATACAGTCATACATACAGTCTACCTCAGGATGAAGTCTATTTGCTTCTCCTATAGTGCTACCATCAGTTCTGAATTAAATGCGAATGTTAATGAAAGTAGGTTTACAtcaatttatatattttctcttAAGAATTGTGTATACGTTGAGTTTTTTCAGACCTGTATCTGAGGATAAATGTGGTAATATGTTGAGGATAATGTAAAAAGACATTATTGGATTATTGGGCATTATGaatatttaaattatattttgcTGTATACACCTTTACCTTTGTattaatgttgcattttttcgGTCAACGGCTTTATTTCACAATTGGTATGTTTACAGCAAAAGGCAGACTGGGTTGAATATAATGCAGACACTcttctttgtattttaagtCACAGATACCATGAGTCAGAATGGATGTACATGTTCCTTATATGATTCTCACCAAACCTCAGTTACTGCTGCAGTCAAGTCACAGTCATCCAGCCTAATAATAGTAGTCAAAAAGGATCCTGACgcgacacaacaatacacaagcAATAATAAGGACCCTGAGATCACAGAGGACAGcttcctgtctgtttctctcattCAGCTGTCATTAGCAGGGCCGGGATAATAGTGTCTGATCTGCTCTGCCCTGTGTGTGATGTGGTGGAGGGTCAGTCCAACCTGTCCAGTCCCTCAGATGTCCTCAGACAACAGGATGTTATGGAGGATCAAGTCGGGGGGGGGAAATTACTACGTGCAGAAAGAACGGATGTGATTGGTCCACAAATTAAAGGAAAtgctaaatgtgtttgttttttgtggtACATGTTTGAGGCGGACAGTTTCATTGATGCCCAGAAAATTCACTGACTAGGAGCCATAGATTCCTTTTTCAAACTGAACAAACAAgtctggggtttttttttccagtggtgacttcatttctgtctttttcaggAGGCTACATGTAATAAGGTTCTGTCAGTATCTGTTCAGACATACAGTCCTGATTTCTTTCAGCAGGAAAAACAACGACAATAAGACCAAGTCAGTCAGCCTGACGAGAAGGGAAGTTTGTCATTGTTTACAGCGATCATGTTGAAAAGGGAAAGAGagcactcaggttacccaaagcCAACTCGCTGAAAGAGTCAAGGATAAAAGGAGGACTTTTACAAAAACACCATTGCGTATTTATACTGACGGTAAATCCTACAGCGTGGGTAatttcagggggaaaaaaaagttgatgtcACTGCCTGAATATAGATCTTTATCTTTCTGTCAAAACAAGTCGTATCTCCGTCTAGGTCAATTCTTTCTTGTCAGACTTGATTGTGCACATCGTGCCTCTATACTACACTCTTAAGTCTTGCCAAAGTCACATTTCTAGACAGAGACACTCTCACCACAAACATCTGAAGACACTTTCTTGTCTTAATTAGTCCGGCTAAGTGGTAGAACAAAGCTGAGATCTAATGACAGTTGAGGAAGTGGTTTGTAATCAGGTAAATTTTGCTCtgaccagag
The Labrus bergylta chromosome 15, fLabBer1.1, whole genome shotgun sequence DNA segment above includes these coding regions:
- the prep gene encoding prolyl endopeptidase — protein: MFFRIQRAIAKPLLHSLRQLILIRDSRTLTSKMSFQYPQAYRDDAVVDDYHGAKVPDPYSWLEDPDSEKTQAFVSAQNQLTVPFLERCEVRDLFKERMTELYDYPKYSCPFKRGSRYFHFYNTGLQNQSVMYVQENLDAEPAVFLDPNTFSDDGTVALRGYAFSEDGEYLAYGTSASGSDWVEMRFLRVEDATPLEDRLERVKFSCMSWTHDGKGLFYNSYPNQEGKSDGTETSTNLHQKLYFHVLGTPQSDDVLCAEFPDHPKWMSGAEVSDDGRYVLLSIREGCDPVNRLWYCDLQTTPQGITGLLPWVKLIDNFDAEYEYVTNEGTVFTFKTNLDAPRYRLINIDFASPAQSNWKELIPQHDKDVIVFATCTYSSYLFVCFLHDVKNVLKMYGLSSGEELKTFPLDVGSVVGFTGRKRDSEIFYYFTSFLSPAIIYHCDLTKEPLQPHIFREVTVKGFSPSDYQTTQIFYPSKDGTQIPMFIVHKKGIKLDGSHPGFLYGYGGFNISITPSYSVSRLIFVRHLGGVLAVANIRGGGEYGETWHKAGMLANKQNCFTDFQCAAEYLVKEGYTSPSKLTINGGSNGGLLVAACVNQRPELFGCAVAQVGVMDMLKFHKFTIGHAWTTDFGCSEDKEQYDWLIKYSPLHNIRIPEGNGVQYPAVLLLTGDHDDRVVPLHSLKYIATLQHIVGRSSKQSNPLFILVDTKSGHGAGKPTSKVIQEVADTYAFIARCLNICWVK